One Bombus pyrosoma isolate SC7728 linkage group LG7, ASM1482585v1, whole genome shotgun sequence genomic window carries:
- the LOC122569666 gene encoding triple functional domain protein isoform X5, translated as MDGTRATEVLPLLQERLAILPGGRDRRGGPVLVFPTTARRERAKPEDYRRLLQYLLTIPSDEARGLRFTVIVDMRGATWDSVKPILKVLHEHFHRSIHVAFIIKPENFWQKQRTSLAKQKKYNFEINTISLEALTKVIDPSQLTADLDGSLQYDHAQWIDTRLAVEDFTWQAADLLDRLDDLQEDLSRNDFADDVAGAKHGIDLHNEMKKKIMKVPVEEIEVVGQRLLQRFDNSIAASSGEGGSIESGATGGTDPDGRALAALVIQHLESVHAAQQHLLQLWHIKKMKLDQCFQLRLFEQDCAKMFDWICHNREGFLANYVEIGRSYQLAKNLQEEHKHFTMSSMNVYVNINKILTMASRLLETQHYAAGHVRAVAGRLDRAWKEFAAGLDERTAVLSLSVVFHHKAEQYVDSVAGWSQACDAGNLPNEIPILESHIRQHQTLYEAMCQAYTEVYDAYQALLSGLGSMLQVCHGFSSTHGSSSDTSFCIDYSQDGHGIDGHSGMSGNPAADYSEGASHVLAVIHQILGHHRALEARWHARKVKLHQRLALRLFQEDVKQVLDWLTNHGEVFIRKNTGVGRNLQKARVYQKSHEHFENVAQNTYTNATKLLTAAQELAHTGECAADEIYAVAQELEAHVSSFAARVEQRRRRLDLAVVFYTHEKELTGWVDELRQELQQDEVAENLETAERLLEQCAQHRASCMEACASTIVQGEALLRELRESTDAPDTTGSISAVEAALDRLAGLRQELEDLWATRKLRLELCLRLRVFERDALEASGQLEMWAQELQGPPREGSPEQLLRVHNDGVAHMQNTAFQVLQQGQELAQVLEQAGVCIMADGQHSAASRVQVLLEFLNEREMDAEDLAEMRRVRLEQASQLVQLQTDATHVANWIRNGEAMLLASLRVPENLQDAEQLRLEHEQFQVAIEKTHTSAVQVKHRADALVSANHYDPKSIREVAEDVTKRWQQLVTCAEERHKLVTASINFYKTAEQVRSVLDSLEREYKRDEDWCASGEKATQVPTLVGKHQEQKEAFLKACTLVRRTAETFLKYTNRSLQFYSYQANSAGSENKVKSILEELLSKENRVLEYWTQRKKRLDQCHQYVLFERSAKQALEWIRETGELYLATHTNVGKNRIENEQLLREHNEFKGAAKETRERVKLLIQLADNLVEKGHAHAAAIKQSVAEVDQRYKDFSTRMDCYKSQIEEDLGIQSDDGQKDLSIDRNSDPLLEEKIKGKDLKELNEEKRRSARRKEFIMAELLQTERTYVKDLETCIRCFLEETRCGKGNVPSGLQGRESIIFSNMEEIHQFHSNIFLRELEKYETMPEDVGHCFVTWAPKFDMYVTYCKNKPESNQLLVTHGGTWFEELQRKQRVEHPIAAYLIKPVQRITKYQLLLKDLQACCQEGQGEIKDGLEVMLNVPKKANDALHLSMLEGCDVRIDTLGDVVLQDSFTVWDPKQLIRKGRDRHIFLFELYLLFSKEVKDSAGKVKYIYKSRLMTSELGVTEHIEGDECKFAVWTGRAPTSDTRVVLRANSMDAKQLWVKRLREVIQETYFSLSMPKSPAKKSSSQRSSRDLEECASLDDSVENLDRNSLASFGSTNTTDSDKTGVAEVTWVIADHSAAPGSKELTVTKGQQVEVLENGSNISGVNTSEWTHVRLLVAPGQVDPPPEGLVPTSALKQPPPVSSKTSPSRKVPGQQQQQQQQQQQQQQQQQQSHYHQQQSTSQIQTAASSGGITTVSSGATGIPGSSSSVVGTGIVASGGLPAQNVPPSSILPDETENIIVGTAAAAAAANDGSGAANTNSPGNKRRGFSGRKWLPPPLRKLSQGKVEKSPPTTTPTATATTATTSTAISIVQTSCERSSLKKNVSEKRFRLPSGAEQSRPLRSASVSISALTTATASMRVSTSVSEADLDTELEAGLEGAEEEEGETEQSEPELEEDTMPEPDDTEALTYSEQNGADDAEDELELPPPMKPITEPILVATANGSSESAIATESCGKSRTSERSAKILDGATTADLAEIEQIVKERMEQHTENQERQSLMRTPSGKSSNVGIGGDDDYDEGTLSTAITIAATTIAAPTTATSTTMTTVATMVTTMATTTTTTTTTTTSSPVHGTLEECDVESAVLAKRQFVIRELVETEKDYVNDLKQIVEGYMSLMRDPESEVPLPDDLRGGKDKMVFGNIEAIYEWHRDFFLKALERCLERPEELGPLFKRYERKLHMYVVYCQNKPVSEYIVSEYIDTYFEDLRQKLGHRLQLCDLLIKPVQRITKYQLLLREALRLTERTQRMSEIEGLTAAVHVMRIIPKAANDMMDVARLQGFDGKITAQGKLLLHGPLLVSEFSSNLPSKEKEWQVFLFEQNIIFSEAVGKKTQFTNPVYIYKAHIQVNKLCLQNPYDDPEKFIIRSTDPRKPGLAFSCSAAEENGPRKQEWVDTITAILQTQRDFLKAIQSPIAYQKELTKDPFRGVSPDSPCRGSVLSTISSTIPNMSKTNEERRNEMAGAAGSTISATSKTLATAAAVAATATGTGTGTATTSVLHRPRTGATDQDSSQTQSSPSKSRLNFLEGFRSTLRPRSPVRNNSIPGQRVDIVRVSWRTS; from the exons ATGGATGGAACAAGAGCTACGGAGGTTTTACCTTTGCTCCAAGAACGTCTGGCTATTCTGCCAGGTGGTCGGGATCGCAGGGGTGGACCAGTACTTGTGTTTCCTACTACAGCAAGACGCGAAAGAGCCAAACCTGAAGATTACCGACGTCTTTTGCAATACTTATTGACCATACCCAGCGATGAAGCCAGAGGTTTACGCTTCACTGTCATTGTGGATATGCGTGGTGCTACTTGGGATTCTGTCAAACCCATCCTAAAG gTGTTACATGAACACTTTCATCGATCAATTCATGTTGCTTTCATCATCAAACCTGAAAATTTCTGGCAAAAGCAAAGAACGTCATTGgctaaacaaaaaaaatataatttcgaa ATAAATACGATAAGTTTAGAAGCTTTGACGAAGGTGATCGATCCATCGCAATTGACCGCGGATTTGGATGGATCGCTACAGTATGATCATGCACAATGGATTGATACGAGACTAGCCGTAGAAGACTTTACGTGGCAGGCGGCTGATCTTCTTGATAGATTGGACGACTTACAGGAAGATCTAAGTCGAAATGATTTTGCGGACGATGTGGCTGGAGCGAAACACGGGATTGATTTGCACaatgaaatgaagaaaaagattatgaAAGTTCCAGTGGAAGAAATTGAAGTTGTCGGTCAGCGATTACTACAACGTTTCGATAATA GTATAGCAGCGAGTAGTGGCGAAGGCGGTAGTATAGAAAGCGGGGCCACTGGTGGCACCGACCCCGATGGACGAGCTCTAGCAGCATTAGTGATTCAACACTTAGAATCTGTGCACGCCGCGCAACAGCATCTTCTACAGTTGTGGCACattaaaaagatgaaattggATCAGTGCTTTCAACTAAGGCTTTTCGAACAGGATTGTGCAAAAATGTTTGATTGGATTTGTCACAACAGAGAAGGATTTTTGGCGAATTATGTCGAAATTGGTCGTTCTTATCAACTGGCTAAAAATTTGCAGGAGGAGCATAAACATTTCACTATGAGTTCCATGAATGTCTAtgtgaatataaataagattttaaCCATGGCCAGCCGTTTGCTCGAAACTCAACATTATGCTGCCGGACACGTTAGGGCAGTAGCCGGTCGACTAGATCGAGCTTGGAAAGAATTCGCGGCAGGACTTGATGAACGTACCGCGGTCCTCAGTTTGAGCGTTGTATTTCATCATAAGGCAGAGCAATACGTCGATAGCGTCGCAGGATGGAGTCAAGCTTGCGATGCTGGAAACTTACCTAATGAAATACCAATCTTGGAATCTCATATACGGCAACACCAAACTCTTTACGAAGCGATGTGTCAAGCTTACACAGAG GTATATGACGCGTATCAGGCACTTTTGAGTGGACTAGGCTCGATGCTGCAAGTTTGTCACGGCTTCAGTTCGACGCACGGTTCGAGCTCGGATACGAGTTTTTGCATCGATTAT AGTCAAGATGGACACGGTATCGATGGACATTCCGGTATGAGCGGAAATCCAGCAGCGGATTATAGCGAGGGTGCATCCCATGTATTGGCGGTAATCCATCAAATCTTGGGTCATCACAGAGCGTTGGAGGCTCGTTGGCATGCTCGGAAAGTCAAACTGCATCAACGACTTGCGTTAAG ATTATTTCAAGAAGATGTAAAGCAAGTTCTGGATTGGTTAACTAATCATGGCGAAgtttttattagaaagaaTACAGGCGTGGGTCGGAATCTTCAAAAAGCGAGAGTGTACCAGAAAAGTCATGAACATTTCGAAAATGTAGCTCAG AATACTTATACAAATGCTACTAAACTACTTACTGCTGCTCAAGAATTGGCACACACTGGTGAGTGTGCTGCTGATGAAATATACGCTGTGGCGCAAGAATTAGAAGCTCACGTTAGTAGTTTCGCGGCAAGAGTTGAACAGCGTCGTCGAAGATTAGATTTGGCGGTTGTGTTTTATACACATGAAAAAGAG TTAACTGGTTGGGTTGACGAATTGCGACAAGAATTACAACAAGACGAAGTAGCAGAGAATCTGGAAACTGCGGAAAGACTGTTGGAACAATGTGCTCAACACCGAGCCTCCTGCATGGAAGCTTGTGCATCGACTATCGTTCAGGGTGAAGCATTGCTTCGAGAACTTCGAGAATCTACCGATGCTCCTGATACTACGGGCTCT ATATCTGCAGTAGAAGCTGCCTTAGACAGGTTAGCGGGTTTAAGGCAGGAATTAGAAGATTTGTGGGCTACAAGAAAATTGAGATTAGAACTATGTCTACGATTGCGCGTGTTCGAGAGAGATGCTTTAGAAGCGAGTGGTCAGTTAGAGATGTGGGCGCAGGAGCTACAAGGTCCACCTCGGGAGGGTTCCCCTGAACAATTGTTGCGTGTGCACAACGATGGTGTTGCTCATATGCAGAATACCGCATTTCAGGTTTTGCAACAAGGTCAAGAACTCGCTCAG GTATTAGAACAAGCAGGAGTTTGCATAATGGCAGACGGGCAACACAGTGCTGCATCTAGAGTTCAAGTGcttctcgaatttttaaacgaaaggGAAATGGACGCGGAAGATTTGGCGGAGATGAGAAGAGTTCGTTTAGAACAAGCTTCTCAATTGGTGCAACTACAAACCGATGCTACACATGTAGCTAACTGGATTCGCAATGGAGAAGCTATGTTGTTAGCTTCGTTGAGAGTTCCAGAAAATCTGCAGGATGCTGAGCAGCTTCGTTTAGAACACGAACAGTTCCAAGTTGCTATAGAAAAAACACATACTTCAGCTGTTCAG GTCAAACACAGAGCAGATGCGTTAGTGAGTGCGAATCACTACGATCCGAAGAGTATAAGAGAAGTGGCAGAGGATGTAACTAAGAGATGGCAACAGCTAGTGACATGTGCAGAGGAGAGACACAAGCTAGTAACTGCTAgcattaatttttacaagacGGCGGAACAAGTTCGCTCTGTATTAGATAGCCTCGAACGCGAATACAAACGGGACGAAGATTGGTGCGCTTCTGGTGAAAAGGCGACACAAGTGCCAACGCTTGTTGGAAAACATCAAGAACAAAAGGAAGCATTCTTGAAAGCATGCACGTTGGTACGGCGAACCGCGGAAACATTTCTCAAATATACAAACCGCAGTCTTCAGTTTTATAGTTATCAAGCGAACAGCGCTGGCTCAGAGAATAAAGTTAAAA GTATTTTGGAAGAGTTGCTTAGTAAAGAAAATCGTGTGCTGGAATATTGGACGCAGCGTAAGAAACGATTGGATCAGTGTCATCAATATGTTTTATTCGAGCGCAGTGCTAAACAGGCTTTAGAATGGATAAGAGAAACGGGTGAATTGTATTTAGCCACCCATACTAACGTTGGTAAAAATCGTATCGAAAATGAACAATTGTTGCGGGAGCACAATGAATTTAAGGGAGCTGCGAAG GAAACAAGAGAAAGAGTGAAACTGTTGATCCAGCTTGCTGATAATTTAGTGGAAAAAGGACACGCTCATGCAGCAGCAATTAAACAGTCTGTTGCTGAAGTGGATCAAAGATACAAGGACTTTAGTACGCGTATGGACTGCTATAAAAGTCAAATCGAAGAAGATCTCGGAATTCAATCTGACGATGGCCAAAAAGATCTTTCCATCGATCGCAATTCTGATCCTCTACTCGAAGAGAAGATCAAGGGGAAAGATCTGAAAGAATTAAacgaggagaaaagaagatcgGCAAGAAGAAAAGA ATTTATAATGGCTGAACTGCTGCAAACAGAGCGGACCTACGTGAAGGATTTGGAAACTTGTATTCGATGTTTTTTGGAAGAAACGCGATGCGGAAAAGGAAACGTTCCATCTGGATTACAAGGACGAGAATCAATAATTTTCAGCAATATGGAAGAAATTCATCAATTTCATAGTAACATATTTCTTCGTGAGCTAGAAAAGTACGAAACTATGCCAGAAGACGTTGGGCATTGTTTCGTGACATGG GCACCTAAATTTGATATGTACGTGACATACTGTAAGAATAAACCGGAAAGTAATCAATTGTTAGTTACTCATGGTGGGACATGGTTTGAAGAATTACAAAGGAAACAGCGAGTTGAACATCCGATCGCTGCGTACCTAATTAAACCGGTACAAAGAATAACAAAGTATCAGTTGTTGCTCAAAGATCTTCAG GCTTGTTGCCAAGAAGGACAGGGCGAGATAAAAGATGGGTTAGAAGTAATGTTAAATGTGCCTAAGAAAGCGAACGATGCCTTACATTTGAGCATGCTGGAAGGTTGCGATGTAAGAATAGATACACTAGGCGATGTAGTGCTGCAAGACTCTTTTACAGTGTGGGACCCTAAACAACTGATTAGAAAAGGCAGGGATCGGCacatatttctatttgaattGTACCTATTGTTTAGCAAAGAGGTGAAAGATTCGGCTGGAAAG GTGAAGTACATTTACAAAAGTCGTTTGATGACCTCCGAGCTGGGTGTGACCGAACATATCGAGGGTGATGAATGCAAATTCGCCGTTTGGACAGGTCGGGCACCAACCAGCGATACACGTGTCGTTCTTCGAGCTAATTCGATGGATGCTAAACAACTGTGGGTGAAAAGACTACGCGAGGTCATTCAGGAAACATATTTCAGTTTAAGTATGCCGAAGAGTCCTGCGAAGAAGAGTTCGAGTCAACGTTCTAGCAGAGATCTCGAAGAATGTGCTTCTCTGGACGATAGCGTTGAGAATTTAGATCGAAATTCCCTGGCATCTTTTGGTTCCACCAACACCACAGATTCCGATAAG ACTGGCGTAGCCGAAGTGACCTGGGTTATCGCTGATCATTCCGCCGCGCCTGGATCCAAGGAATTGACGGTAACGAAGGGTCAACAAGTCGAGGTGTTGGAAAACGGAAGCAATATTAGCGGTGTGAATACGTCCGAATGGACCCACGTACGTTTACTGGTTGCCCCGGGACAAGTCGATCCGCCGCCAGAAGGACTGGTTCCTACTAGCGCGCTCAAACAGCCTCCACCGGTTTCCAGTAAAACTTCACCGTCTAGAAAAGTTCCAGgacagcagcagcaacaacaacaacaacagcagcagcagcaacaacaacagcagcaatCTCATTATCATCAACAGCAATCGACCAGTCAAATTCAAACTGCCGCGTCTAGCGGAGGCATCACAACAGTATCGTCTGGCGCTACAGGAATACCGGGATCTTCGTCATCGGTTGTGGGAACGGGCATAGTAGCGAGTGGTGGGTTACCCGCTCAAAATGTGCCACCGAGTTCTATATTGCCAGACGAAACAG aaaatattatcgtcGGCACTGCTGCTGCGGCTGCTGCGGCAAACGATGGAAGTGGTGCTGCGAACACGAATTCTCCAGGCAATAAAAGACGTGGCTTTAGCGG GAGAAAGTGGCTACCTCCACCGTTGCGTAAACTTAGCCAAGGTAAAGTGGAGAAATCCCCACCGACTACGACACCAACAGCGACAGCAACAACAGCGACGACGTCGACCGCGATTTCGATCGTGCAAACGTCTTGCGAACGATCCTCTTTGAAAAAGAACGTCTCGGAGAAACGATTTAGATTGCCGAGTGGTGCTGAACAGTCCCGACCTTTGAGAAGCGCTTCTGTTTCCATCTCTGCGTTAACAACCGCAACCGCGTCTATGCGCGTGTCTACCTCCGTGTCGGAGGCGGATCTTGACACGGAACTCGAGGCAGGACTCGAAGGAGCAGAAGAGGAGGAAGGAGAAACCGAGCAATCTGAACCTGAGTTGGAAGAGGATACGATGCCGGAACCCGACGACACCGAGGCTTTAACGTATTCCGAGCAAAATGGGGCGGACGATGCCGAGGATGAATTGGAACTTCCACCGCCGATGAAACCAATCACCGAACCGATACTCGTGGCAACAGCTAACGGTTCATCGGAATCTGCAATTGCAACAGAAAGCTGCGGAAAATCTCGA ACGTCTGAGAGGTCGGCAAAAATTCTTGACGGTGCTACGACGGCCGATTTAGCTGAGATCGAACAGATCGTGAAAGAAAGGATG GAACAACATACGGAAAATCAAGAAAGACAAAGCCTGATGCGGACACCCAGTGGTAAAAGTTCGAACGTTGGTATCGGTGGGGACGACGATTATGACGAAGGTACTCTGTCAACTGCGATAACTATCGCTGCTACTACGATTGCGGCACCGACAACAGCAACGTCAACAACAATGACAACAGTGGCGACGATGGTAACGACGATGGCGACGacaaccaccaccaccacaACGACCACAACGAGTAGCCCTGTTCACGGGACTCTGGAAGAGTGCGATGTGGAAAGTGCAGTGCTAGCGAAACGACAATTCGTTATTCGAGAATTGGTGGAAACGGAAAAAGATTATGTAAATGATCTAAAACAAATAGTCGAAGGGTACATGTCGTTGATGCGAGATCCAGAATCCGAAGTTCCATTGCCGGACGATTTGCGTGGTGGAAAAGATAAGATGGTTTTCGGCAATATAGAAGCAATCTACGAGTGGCATAGAGA TTTCTTCCTGAAGGCGTTGGAACGCTGTTTGGAACGTCCGGAAGAGCTCGGACCGCTGTTTAAgcgatacgaaagaaaattacatatgtacgttGTTTATTGTCAAAACAAACCAGTCTCCGAATATATCGTTTCCGAATATATAGATACCTATTTCGAG GACTTGAGACAAAAGCTCGGACATCGGTTACAATTGTGCGATCTTTTAATCAAGCCGGTTCAAAGGATCACAAAGTATCAACTTCTTCTTCGAGAAGCACTAAGACTTACCGAACGAACTCAAAGAATGTCAGAGATTGAAGGGCTTACAGCTGCGGTTCATGTAATGCGCATTATTCCAAAAGCGGCCAATGACATGATGGATGTTGCGAGACTTCAAGGTTTTGAC GGAAAGATCACAGCGCAAGGAAAGTTACTGTTGCACGGACCGCTTTTAGTATCAGAATTTTCCTCGAATTTACCGAGTAAGGAAAAAGAATGGCAAGTCTTCCTCTTCgagcaaaatattatttttagcgAGGCTGTCGGCAAAAAGACACAGTTCACGAATCCCGTCTACATTTACAAAGCTCATATCCAG GTGAATAAACTGTGCTTACAAAATCCTTACGACGACCCGGAAAAGTTCATAATTCGCTCGACGGATCCTCGAAAACCTGGCCTTGCATTTTCTTGTAGCGCAGCAGAAGAAAATGGGCCGCGGAAGCAGGAGTGGGTAGATACGATCACTGCCATCCTGCAGACCCAACGTGACTTTCTTAAGGCGATACAGTCGCCGATTGCCTACCAAAAGGAACTTACCAAAGATCCATT TCGTGGCGTGAGTCCGGATTCTCCGTGTCGAGGAAGTGTACTTTCAACGATTTCATCAACAATACCGAACATGTCTAAAACAAACGAGGAACGGAGAAATGAAATGGCCGGTGCCGCTGGTAGTACCATCTCTGCTACTTCGAAAACATTAGCTACAGCCGCGGCTGTAGCAGCAACAGCTACAGGAACGGGAACAGGAACGGCAACAACATCGGTGTTACACCGACCTCGTACCGGAGCTACGGATCAGGATTCCTCGCAAACGCAGTCAAGCCCTAGCAAAAGCAGACTGAATTTTCTCGAGGGATTTAGAAGCACCCTTCGACCTCGATCGCCTGTTCGCAACAATTCTATTCCG GGTCAGAGGGTCGACATTGTTCGCGTATCTTGGCGAACAAGTTGA